Below is a genomic region from Paenibacillus rhizovicinus.
GGATTCAAGACGATCCAGAATGCGAACTGCAGCTTATCGTAACAGGCACCCATCTGGCACCAGAGTTTGGATTGACCTATAAGGAAATAGAGTCCGATGGGATCAAAATTACGCGAAAAATCCCCGTCTATCAAGGTAACGATGAAGATCAAGTTCTAATGACGATTGCCACAGCTAGTTCAGAGATCGGCAGAGCACTCATCGAATTGAAGCCCAACATGGTCGTTCTCCTCGGAGACAGATACGAATTGCTTCCGATTGCAAGCGCGTGTGTCGTATTAAGGATACCGATTGCGCACATTTCCGGAGGAGAGGTTTCGGAGGGGGCATATGACGAATATATCAGGCATGCGGTATCCAAGTTGTCGTATCTTCACTTTACGTCAACAGAAGCTTATCGAGATCGAGTCATACAGCTAGGCGAATCGCCGGAGCGGGTGTTTAACGTCGGTGATTTAGGTATAGAGAACATCCAACATTTAAATAGAATGACCAAAGAGCAGCTTGAAGATAATATAGGCATTTCCATAGGGGATTCAATGCTGCAAGTTACGTTCCATCCTACGACGTTGGAGGATGACTCCGAACAACAGTTTGCACAGTTGCTGGCCGCTCTTGAGGAAAGACCAAGCTTTCAAATCGTCTTTACGAGGCCGAATGCGGATAGAGGCAGTACGGCGTTAAACCGTATGATCGATAATTTTATAGGACGAAATGCTCATCGTAGTTATGCTTTTGCGTCACTGGGCTATATGAGATTTTTAAGCTTAGTATCGTACTGCGTAGCGATGGTAGGCAACTCTTCA
It encodes:
- the neuC gene encoding UDP-N-acetylglucosamine 2-epimerase codes for the protein MTSKYKICVVTATRAEYGLLSSVIKRIQDDPECELQLIVTGTHLAPEFGLTYKEIESDGIKITRKIPVYQGNDEDQVLMTIATASSEIGRALIELKPNMVVLLGDRYELLPIASACVVLRIPIAHISGGEVSEGAYDEYIRHAVSKLSYLHFTSTEAYRDRVIQLGESPERVFNVGDLGIENIQHLNRMTKEQLEDNIGISIGDSMLQVTFHPTTLEDDSEQQFAQLLAALEERPSFQIVFTRPNADRGSTALNRMIDNFIGRNAHRSYAFASLGYMRFLSLVSYCVAMVGNSSSGVVEVPSLKVGTINIGNRQRGRICSDSVLHCKPDQDEIIAALDRVSSDAYRLKMLETVNPYESNGTSEQIVARMKECLANYSGMHKSFYRGDRYESH